One Nostoc punctiforme PCC 73102 DNA window includes the following coding sequences:
- a CDS encoding AAA family ATPase, which translates to MIEFAAITSVISKYAPQASQLIIKQAQKNEAVINILHELKLNPTQISDDIDTVYIYALIRYGVFKHEAILNLFREKEIKGCFWDAYSSNTPFKFVENAKKLLNQNSELKMQLINAKINFLAEIEEFGEAFIAVAKQTKSSKYQPYPDWNLDVYSKEFKALIFEKTRLFCGRDFVFKAIQKFFTTQAKGYFSIVGDAGMGKSAIAAKYVLAYKFPCYFNIFAEGRNKPEKFLASIRQQLIKRYSLQNADNTDLRTLLQKASEELKGQKLVIVVDALDEVEQEGNGNLLDLPQNLPNGVYFLLTRRLYNQETKRLTLSPDTPVYELDLTQGDYTALSQEDVKEYIELYLNNDSDLKNWINERHISEDSFTQEIAVKSENNFIYLRYLLPGISEGKYNDLNLKGLPQGLQDYYTTHWNRMGMDKESNEKKVKILYILVERGEPISINMITEILDEEEYEVKSVLNEWVEYVTPKVNVDEHKTYYSIYHRSFLEFLKSQDKLGKGRKLFREVNKSMANYMLKEMA; encoded by the coding sequence ATGATAGAATTTGCTGCCATTACTTCAGTAATTAGTAAATATGCCCCTCAAGCTAGTCAACTAATCATTAAACAAGCTCAAAAAAACGAAGCTGTTATTAACATTCTGCACGAATTAAAACTCAATCCTACCCAAATTTCTGATGATATTGATACTGTCTATATTTATGCTTTGATCCGATATGGTGTATTTAAGCATGAAGCAATTTTAAACCTGTTTAGAGAAAAAGAAATTAAAGGTTGTTTTTGGGATGCTTACAGTTCTAATACTCCCTTTAAGTTCGTAGAAAATGCAAAAAAGCTTCTTAATCAAAACAGCGAATTAAAAATGCAGTTAATCAATGCTAAAATAAATTTTTTGGCTGAAATAGAAGAATTTGGTGAAGCTTTTATTGCAGTTGCCAAACAAACAAAATCCTCAAAATATCAGCCCTATCCAGATTGGAACTTAGATGTTTATTCCAAAGAATTTAAAGCATTAATCTTTGAAAAAACTCGCTTATTTTGCGGACGTGATTTTGTTTTTAAGGCTATCCAAAAATTTTTTACAACTCAAGCCAAAGGTTATTTTAGTATAGTTGGGGATGCAGGGATGGGTAAAAGTGCCATTGCTGCTAAATATGTTCTAGCTTATAAATTTCCTTGTTATTTTAATATTTTTGCAGAAGGACGCAACAAACCAGAGAAGTTTCTAGCTAGTATTCGTCAACAATTAATTAAGCGTTATTCTCTCCAAAATGCAGATAACACTGATTTAAGGACTTTACTGCAAAAAGCTAGTGAAGAACTAAAAGGACAAAAACTTGTAATTGTTGTTGATGCACTAGATGAAGTAGAACAAGAAGGAAATGGTAATCTTTTAGATTTACCACAAAATCTTCCTAATGGAGTCTATTTCTTACTGACTAGAAGACTTTATAATCAAGAGACAAAACGTTTAACTTTGTCTCCAGATACTCCTGTATATGAATTAGATTTAACACAAGGTGATTATACAGCTTTGAGTCAAGAAGATGTTAAAGAGTATATTGAATTATATCTGAATAATGATTCAGACCTGAAGAATTGGATTAATGAACGCCATATTTCTGAAGATAGTTTCACTCAAGAAATAGCTGTTAAGAGTGAAAATAATTTTATATATTTACGCTATCTCTTACCCGGAATTTCTGAGGGTAAATACAATGATTTAAATTTAAAAGGATTACCGCAAGGACTTCAAGACTATTATACAACTCATTGGAATCGTATGGGGATGGATAAAGAATCCAATGAAAAAAAGGTAAAAATACTTTATATATTGGTAGAAAGAGGTGAACCAATATCGATAAATATGATTACCGAGATTCTTGATGAGGAAGAATATGAGGTGAAATCGGTATTAAACGAGTGGGTTGAATATGTAACACCGAAAGTAAATGTAGATGAACACAAAACTTACTATAGTATTTATCATCGAAGTTTTCTGGAATTTCTCAAATCTCAAGACAAACTAGGTAAAGGTCGAAAGCTCTTTAGAGAAGTTAATAAAAGTATGGCTAATTATATGCTTAAGGAGATGGCATAA